The sequence AAGATCAGGCCTTGGGTCTGCATCCTACACTTGCACCCATCCTGCAGAGGGCCTTGCaggccaggagcagcagctgcactgcaggcatTGACCTGCTGGGAGTCCAGCAACTGCTGCAATCAAACCCAGCCCAGCTGCAATGACCCATCAACTGGTTCTGAAGCAGCAAATGGAGAGCACTGGGTTTAGTGCTTTTCAAGGGGATAAAATCCAGCATTTGAAGAGAGAGCACCTCTGTAAGGAGCACATAAATATAGGCCTGAAATAAATAGCAAGACATAAATCATCCAGGATAAGGATTTCAAGCTGCCAGTGCTACCCGCAGCTCACAGCTTTCAGGGTGCTCAAACAGCACAGACACCCACCCAGGGCCTACAGGAGGGATCTGCCCCATCCttgctggggagcagcacaaGTCCCACAGTGCAGGCAGCAAAACAGGTACATCAGACCTGGGAATGGTGGGAGAGGGAGCAGCGCTCCTTGCTGCTCCTGAGGgtgtgcagagccctgcagccctgcagcacaccaCACTCAGCCCCAGAACAGCTCACCTGGGCAATGTGGGGAAGGAGCTCACCTTGTCCCACCAGTGCACATGGAGGggagcagctgtgagctgcattTAAAGCAGAGCTTGGGTTGCTCAGTGACATAATCACAGCCCCTGTGTGCAATAGCATGCTCTATGTATCTGCATACCCAGCAGCAACCACAGCAAGCAGGCAGACCCAGCTGATACCGCTCAGTGCAGGGGGACACAGGCCCAGCTCTCCAGACCAATGTCTCAagctgatgtttcttttcttgcaagCAAACGGATTGCAGAGGGTGATTTACCAGACCCTCATGTTACAGAAGTTACTAATTTGTATCTATGATGCATTTAAGGAAAAGCGTATCTTCTTTCACATAGGCGTGCTTTGGTGACTGCAGTTTGGTCAGGGGGAGGAAGGTGGGACACCCACTGGCAACATTCATGTCGCTCACTGGTCTCTGGAAGGATGCAGAAGTCAAGTCCGGGCGAAAGGCATCAATAATATGTTCCCTGTTGTTTTGGTCGAGCAACATAAATGTAACCTGAAAAGCAGAACGCAGCAGTGATGAGGTTCTGATctgaaaattaaacagaaaatgttggaGACAAACATGCAAACACTGCAAAAGCTGCTGGATGCTCTATTGACAATGAAATGCAAGCTGTCATGAACGTCTCACAGCCTACGAGGTCAATTAATGGGAACAAGGGAGACTGTAACAATTCCCAGATGAAATATTTAGAACTTTGCCAcccatgaaatgaaatgaagccaTTATTTTTTTGGTACAGCATTATACACTGCAAAgaccttttttcctctcttccaacAACTTAATGATACTCCAGGTTTGGTTCCAGTCATTACATTCATTCTAGTGCTGTGGTTTGGAATCAAAACAGCTCCACTGTCTGTATGCACGTACGTAGAAGACAAAGCCTATAGAATGACTCCATTTTACTATCACTTTTATTAACCCACTGTTCCTGAGCTTGAAAACTCAAATACAGATTAACTTCTTTAATGCAATGAGGACTGAGAACTTTGATTACTATTGATTACCAAGCACAGTGTATGGCTTATCAGCCATCATGGAAGAACATGAGAAAACACTCTCCTCTACTATAATATTGCCTCAAGTTCCCTGCCCAAAGCAGTGGGTGTCCGCTCAGATCAGATATGAAATGCTGCCCATCTTACCTTGTGCCTGAAAGGCCACGGGAGCAGGGCATCGTAGTCTCCTTTCATGACAACAAAGAAGAGTGAAACATGGGTTCCttttcccatcccatctccattgAGATAAATCCTCAGGCACACCTTGTAGCCATACTTTGCAGTGTAGAACGCTGAAAATCAGAGTGCTTCATTAATAAAGCCTCCTCTGCAATTAAGGCAAAACGAGTGTTCTGACACATTACAAAAAAGTCTTGTGCCAATAGCACAGAGATGAGGAGAGAACACAGGTCAGTATAGCAAATAAACAACGAGAATCCTTCTAACCCCTCATACCTTGGTAAAAGATACCTGTTAATAGCCACATAAGGATATTTTCCCTAATTAAACACTTCTCACACAGGAGATAACTGCAGCAGGAGACCATTCAGTACCACCAGGCACCAAGGCCGTGGGTTAGACAACGCAGATCCAGCAGATGTCACTGCAAGTAGCTGCAGCAGAGGGCAaattgcaaaaggaaaaacccagaagagaacaaagctctgcagcagagcacagcacagctgccctgaGTCACAGGCAGGAGCAAAATGCCTTCATGCAAACAGCACCAAAGCTCAGGGAACTACTTTAAAGCACCTCCCATCcaggagcagaaagaagcatttcttttaagagaaatcAGTGTGTTTTCTAAAGGATGGAGACCTGCTAACACACATTTACCTGGTGAGTACAAACTGACTGCTCTTCCCGTCACTGAGTCCTGTAGCTTCTGGCTGACATCTGTTATCTTCCACAAAAAGACCCCATCGTAGGAAGTTTGCTCGGAGAACACAAGGCTCTTATGAAGCCTGCTCAGGCCTGCGTCCTTCTGGCTCAGGCAGCGGTGCAACTCTGCAATCtaggaggaaaagcaaaacagttctCAGTCAactccatccccagcactgcagaagcagctgagttGTTCTGAGGTCCTCACATCCCCTCTGATTTCTTTTGGCAGACTCTTAATGCTCAAGGCAGTACCCATGTGCCTACAAGTGGATTTAGAGAATAAATATTAGAGATGCCCAATTGACAAAAACATCCCAAACAAGAAAAGGATCCTGTTGATGTGTTCAGAACACAGTCTTGCACAGCCTCGGTgcctttgctcttctctgtccCCATCTCTACAGCACCTCTCTCTCATATATGTAAGTACTTGTTATCTACATAGCAAGCACTAATCCAATGCTGGCCATAAATAATTACCTTACGTTCAAGGCCTCGTATTATATTTTGATCAAGTTCACTCTGTCTCCGAAAGGCTGTGATTTCCAAGTTGGAGGTCTCCACTTCCTTATTGAGCACTGCCACAATATTCTCAAAGACATGTAGCTTATTTTCAAGCTCAGAAATCACCTTCTCCCTCACTAGCTGCTGTACAATAGATTCATCTCTGGGAACAGAAGTTCTTGTTAAACAGTCCATTTCCAGCCCCCCATTGATTTGCAGACTGCCTGGGATGCATAGCTCAgagatgcttttctctgcacCGTTCACGTTCAGCTCTGTCTGTGGGATGAAACCATTTGCAGCTCTAGTGGTGCACAGGTTTGCCTTCAGTTGCTTTATGtactgcagcagaagcagcatgtGAGTCCCAACTGCGGCTTTTTCATGCTCCTTTATCTTCTCTTTGCTGCCCTGTAAGAAGATATGGTTAATACGTTCTCCATACAAATATCATGGAGCCAAATAAAGCCACAACACAGCAAATTGCAACTAACACACACCATGTAGCCCTGGCAGCTCCAACATCACCTCTCCTAGTCTACTAAAAACGGGtacagctctttctttctttatagaCATGTTTAAATCAAGGCCTGCTGCCCTGAAGCACAAAGACTGATGAGGCCACAGGCACAGCACGGAGTTGTGCTCCTGAAGGCAGCACTTTCACTTACCCCAAAAGAACAGCCAACCTCAGAAAACCGACATCCATCCGTGCTGATGGAGAGACCAGAATGgttctgctggggaaaaagaattgaagaagtgagaaaataatcaaatagCAGCTTCAAGGGATTCTTTTATTCACCCCCAAATAAATAGGCTGATTTAATACATTCACTGTGGGAGCCGCACAGTGCAGCTATTCATGAGAGCTATGTCAGGATGGAAAAGCACCCAGATACAAATGTTGTATCTGAAGATGTTCTCAGGTGATCATTTGACCTAAATGaggattttatttcatgaaCTGAAATAAACCCGTACCGTTTTTACTCATCTTTTACCCACCTTTTCATTTGATGGTGTTTCTGCTTGCACGTGCTTCTGCTCTCTATATAAATCACCTTCACACGAATGTTTCTGTcattaaaacaagaagaaaggaacTGAGTACATCAGTAAAAAGCCTGAGCATCTTTACAGGAGAGTCTTTGAAACACAGCTTCTCTTTGGGAGTGCTACTCCCATTTCACAGGCACTTGAACATGAGAGGGGTTTTCATGCATGAAATTCCATGCAAGCCTCCTGCTTCCTTCTGGAGGGTATagaactgaggaaaataaaggaaggatCACTTCCCTATGAGTACTACAAGCTTTGCAACACATGTCCAGAGAATGACTGCTCTTGGCCTCACTATTCAACACACTGCAGTGACTTCAAGGCTTCTTTTCAGACAGAATAATTTGGGACTAATGTACATCTGTtaaaagcaggagctgctgtcccCTCCCAAGGAGCTGGCTGTACAGGGGCAGACTCTGGGTTTCTCAAGCTAAGCTTCCAAGCCAACAGCTcttcctcccagcccagcaggtcTGTTCAGTGGCAGAGCTTCAGATGCAGCTCCTGTCAAATGAAAGTACTGACTTTGATCTGACTCTTACAGGGCATCAACCTTTTGGAAACTGCTTAGAGATGTTTTGCAAAGTCAACCTGCAAAGTCTGATACAAGACTGGCAattgacctcattgcagcctttcagtacctgaagggaacctacacccaggaggggagtaaactcttggaaagggctgacaatagcaggacacggggaaatggatccaagttgaaggagggaagatttaggttggatgttgggggaagttcttcactaggagagtggtcaggccctggaacaggcttaccggggaggttgtggatgccccgtccttggaggtgttcaaggccaggttggacggggccctgggcaacctgatctagtaaaggtgaaaggttgatggccctgccaggcaggggggttggaactacatgatccttgaggtcccttccaacccgggtcattctgtgattctgtgattctgtgattctgtgattctgtaaaggTCTTGCTCAGCTCAAACTATACCATGAACACACTGTGTAtgtgcacacatacatacacagtgAGATGCAGGTGGGTAATGGAACAGAGAGTGAATATATGAGAAACCCAAATGTAAACTGGCTTTATACAGTTAGTTCCACGTGCAGACACTTCTTGGATCCTGATTATTAATGTTTTGAAGGCAGGAATCCAAATGTTCCATCACGACGTGCTAATGCAGAGTGCATTAGAGCTAACATGAGACTTCCTGTCTTTTCTGGCTGCAAGGAGACGAAAATAATTCCCctgcctttgcttcatactAGTGCTGCAATCTGTGTATTTAACGCAGCAACTGTCAGCTCTCAACTCAAAGCACACAGGGGGTGGTTTTGATCTTTAGAAATGCCCTCACATTTCAGCATATTTCCTAGAGCAGTCtggaattttctttcataaagtCATTTCACCTTCAGTTCTGAAGTTTCTCTTTCGATCCCCAGAAACACCACCacagtctttttcttccctccaacTCATTTTGAACGCTGTGCATCTGAGTTACTGCACAAcgtgtgtgtttattttcttactcaCTGCTGGTTCACTCCTTCAGACCTTTGGTTTCCTGGGGGAATTGAGCTGGGGGAGGTTTATTTAAGTTACAGGAATGCAGAAGTCATGAGACCAGTGACTGAGTGGTAAAGGTGGAGAGACTGAGAGCAGTGGGCCACTGCTGCTGTATCTTCATATAAGAATCTCCTAGATATCAAAAATACTGATCTATTTGTATAAGAACAGATCATTTTCTATCACTTCACAGCTGCCCCACCACACCGTTTCCCCCTttcagcaatgcagagcagttTCTATTTGCTCACTTTGTGTCCTCAGAGCACTCCCACAATCTGCTCCACGTTGCTACTtcagaatgaggggaaataaagggcagcttttaaaatgtcaagATGAGCATGAGAAAATCAGCAAACGTTGAGAAATTAACAGTACTCTTCGTGCAACAGCGGCCATCAAAGCAGGATGCAAAACGTGATGATAAAGTAATTAAGCCATTAATATAAAATCCTTATTTGAAACCAGTAAATGTTCTTACTTGGTACTCACTGCTGGAGAAGCTCTGCTTACACTTGTGACACACGGCCACATTATTAACACATCCGTTTTCCAAGTGATCTGCAAGTTTCTTCCTCATCACCATGTGCCCGCAGCCAGTGTGACAAGGGATCAAAGCGTATTCACACAGAACCTGATGCTCCTGGAAGTCAGTAGTTACAGACTCAATCTTAAACTGCTGATAACACTCATCTATAAACAGCACCCATCCCTGCAGCGTTGCTTTGCATCCCTTCTAACCTCGGGTAATGTCCCACTCTGCAGCGATACCAAAATTACTGCTGAAAAATCCACAGCCTTTCCTGGGGCTTTTTTTGATGACCCTTCGCTTAAACAAACaatcaaatggaaaacaaacacacaaacaatcaaacaaacaaaagacaaagcCCACACAACTTGTGATAAATTCCAGCAGGAGCTCTTTCCTGCTTGGACCAGGAGGATGGATGCATTCAGAGTGCTGACATCCCTGCACAGGCCCTGGGCCGtgtgagctgtggggcaggcagcCCTCAaagggggtaatggggggtgCTGTGTGTTCCCTCCCACCCTCAGCCATTCCATGGGTCTGTGACTCCATGGTATTGATAACAGTGAGCTGGAAATTTAAACGTACTTCAAAATTTTTCATGGTACCACACCAGCTGCATCCAAGGGTGACACAGTGCACTCTGAGCTCAGAAATCTCCTTGTTAATGGCAGCATCCCCAAAGgcctggaaagcaaacacaggaaggaaaagtcCTGGTCAGCATGCATTCCTGGCACTGGAGTTAAGTGACCGTGTCAAGGTTTGCTCTACTTAGCAAGTATTTTGGTGTTAGTAAGAGTCCAATAATTATCAAATCATCTCTTGGCTATGATTCAGAAATAAACCATTTGATGCCATCTGAAAATACACCTAACCAGCACAGCCATTGCTTTGAGTTCCTCTTCTGACACACATCACATGCAGTGCATGTGCAGAGGCGACCCTGAGGGTGCTGCTATGTGGACTCCATAATGAATGTGTTTAATTACTGGAGTCATTAACGCCTCCTGAAGTGCAGTGGAGAGGATTGAGACTCTTCTTCATTGAGCCTAAGCTTCCCAGGCCAGGGCTGTTTCCATTTAATACAGCGCTGTGTACTCACAAAATGTAAACCACATGTCGGATGGTTTTTGACTGCATAGATCTTTTTTCTTATAGTAACCACGAAGAGCTGTACCATTATTCTGCCAACGATTAAACCCTGCACACTTTTAATACTGCATATTACACTGGCACAGGAACAAGACAGTAATAAGTACACAATGCAGATGACAGCAGATTTCCCAACACAGAGTGAGtcaggcagcaggaggctggaggGGGTCTTTACaaataaaggggggaaaagTATTTACCAATCATGTTAAATAAAGGCACTGAAATCCTGATGAACTGCACCATGGCAAGACTTGAAGCACCTACAGTATATCAGTGGTTGGTAGATTAtaagagggaagggagggaagctACCACAGCAGCAGGTCATGGGATAAGATAATGCAAACACATACCCTGATAgggcctttttttcctcttgtgtaAGTAccttatttaaaacataaacataTCATCAGATAGCACAGGGAATAAACATCAAGCAAAACCGCAGCAAAGGTAAAGCAGTGATTATCAGGAGAAGATATGGAGCAAAGAACAAACCTGCCGTGCAGTCTCTGTTAGTCACTCTGTTTACAAAGCCCAGGCCTTTGTTCTGGATGGGTCCATACAGCAGATCATGCCTTTGTGGTGATGATTTCCCAGCAAGAACCTGCCCGTGCAGATCAGCTCACACGGCACCTCCACCCACCCACAGACTGCAGGAAGTCCCAGAAAACCCAATGAGAATCCAAACGTTGTAAAAGAGCTGACAGTCAGCACTCACTAAGACCTCCATAAGGGCTGAGCTGTACCTGTCTGTGCTTCTATGATGCCTGAAACTGTTATGGGGAAATTTATTGCAGAATtaaggattttttccttctgagacCTTCAGTGTTAACTGCAGATTCATTTAGTGCAGCCGTATCCTATGTTTTGCCTTTTACCTCGCTGCCAGCTGACTACTGGGTTTCATTCTTGCCTAACAAATGTAGACAGAATGTGTATTTCTTGGTGCTCCTGCATGTAAtcagatagaaagaaagaagctgagcTGGGAGTGAgccctgtgtgtgctcaggCACAAGGATCTGCCTGAAGAAACcacccagcagcagaagggagctctgcagagcagaccAGATTAGTCTGGTCTTAGTTATATAGTTATATAGTTAGTTAGTTATAGTCTGGTATTAGTGATACACGAATGGGCTGTGAACCACAACTCACCCTTTCCTCTGCCAATAGGCTTCCTTCACTCAGAGTGTTGGGATCCTCCTCTTTACACTTCTGGCAAACTGGATTTTTATTGTTCCTGGGTAAAAgacagaagagcaaaataacaGAGAATTATTGAACTGGATGTTCAGGGGATCTTTGTACATACaccaaaatgaattaaaacGTGGATGTAATTTGTGCTCAGAATCCACAGTCTTTGCTCACTAAAAGTCCAATTCTTGAAGActctgaagtaaaataaagtagTAAATAAGAACCAccaagaaaaacataacaaagcaaacaaaccgAACAAATAATGCTGCTCTATTCCTCAAGGCCAGGTCTTATCTCTCAAGGCCATAAATCCTACCTGTATGCCAGCAAAGCGAGAGCAGCCTggatcaagaaaaataaagccaaaaccTATTTAAGCAGTGCTAGAACCCTGCCGCTGAACTTtgactgctgctgccttcccaaaCACCAAAGCTGCCATCACTCACACAGGgattgctgctgcagcttcactGCCCACCTGCAGGGCTGACGTATGGCTTccaaagctgaaagcagcaacaacctactgagcacacagcagtgccagcttTGCACCAAGGACCTACCTGACAATCCAGGACAGGCAGGCAGTGCAATATCTGTGCCCACAGAGAGTCTGCAGGGCTTTCTTCAGGACATTATTGCAGTTGCTGCACAGGTACTTCTGTTCGGGCACATCTTCACAAATGCTAGTGGGATATCCAAAGGGAAACTCGTTTTCATCAGGAGAAGAGCTGGGGATGTCCTGCAGGCCTCTTGTCTGCTCAGCCATCTGAAGTGAACTGCTGgcaaagaggagaggaggggagagaaacaGGCACTGAAAGGGGCAGGCAGCTGCTCACTGCCTTGTGAGGGAACACATCGGTACCAAggccacagagcagccctgaacCAGTGCCGTGATCATAGTGATCTGTTGGACTGAATGTGCAGCTGACGTGCATGACTAAATGTCACAGCGGGACCTGCAGGAAATTACTGTGCAGATGTAAAATTTCCCTCAAACACAATGTGAAAATGGACAACACGTTAACATGAAGGGCTGGGgttttcttctcatgttttaGTTCATAGAAAGATGAAGTAAATGGTCCTGTCGTTTCACAGCCACAATCCCATCAATCCACAGCACACAGAATTACTTCCTGTACAGTAAATCCCCAACAATCTTCCATTTCCAGGGGCCAAAACTTGGGATTACACTTTACAGGCACAGAAACTGAGCGCCGGGTGTGCTCACAGTGACCTTCCTGAAGACCTAACACAAAGAAAGGGAATCTCAAGGCCTCCAAAAGCCCCATGTTGGTGCTCCAGCCAGATACACCGAGCATCACGTGTGAAAGCATGCAAGGCACATTCAGTGAGGCTTCTGGTAAATGAGTGCTGCAAAATGGAACACTGCTGGGAACGCACCCAGAACTGACTCTGGTGGTCTCAGAAATGCTCACAGTGCTGTCAGTGGAGGTACCCCTATGTTTGTGTTGCGGTGCTGGGATGTGCTTGGGGCACACAGCAGAGACAGCTGCGGCCCTATGAGCAACAGTCTGGAGGAGCCCGCAGCTCGGCTCCGTGCCCGGCTCAGAGGGCTCCGAGCATCGCAACCCATTCGGACACCTGCGCCCCTCCTATTGGCACCGCGGGCCGCCCAAGGGATGGAAATCAGTGGGGCCGGAACACGGGCTGTCTGGGCATCCCCGGGATTTTAAACACCCCTTTAAGCAGCGTTTTCTGCCTTGTGGTTCAGGCAGCTCGCTCGGCACCCAAGGGAAGCAAGCGATGAGCGCGATGAGCGCAAAGGCAGCCGGTCCAGCCGAGAGCCGCAAGATGGAAACGCAGCGAGCACCGCAGCACCGCGAGCTGCCGCAGCCCGAGCGGGTAcagcgcggagcggagcgggcggCCTGCGGGCTGGAAACCGCCCTGCCTGCACCGACAGCATCCCGCACCGACAGCATCCCGCACCGACAGCATCCCGCACCCACAGCATCCCGCACCGACAGCATCCCGCACCCACAGCATCCCGCACCCACAGCATCCCGCACCCACAGCATCCCGCACCGACAGCATCCCGCTGTGACCATCACCTCCGCCCCCACCTCCCGCCGGCCGCCACGTCCGCCCCACGGAGCCCCCGGCAGGGCCGGAACGAGGCGGGGCctccccccgctccccccgctccccccgctccccccgctccccccgctCCCCTTACCTCGCCGAGGCGGCACGGAGCGGCAAAGCGCCGCGGGGAGAGGAGGAGCGGCCTCGGGCAGCACCGCTGGGGGCGGGTCCGGCTCCAGGAGGTGGGAGCGGCGGCGCAGGGCTCGGCGAGCCGGCGGATAACAGAGCGCAGTGATGCGGTTACATGCCGAGGTCGGTGCGGTGCTGCCCGGGTCACTCAGAACCTCAGGGGGTCCAGAGCATCATCGGAGAGAAAACCGCCCCCTGCGCGTGCACGCGCTGCCGGGGTGCGCGCAGCTCAGCGGGGTCTTTGGGAGTTGAAGTTTCAGTCTCAGGATAAGGCAGATTT is a genomic window of Coturnix japonica isolate 7356 chromosome 17, Coturnix japonica 2.1, whole genome shotgun sequence containing:
- the TRAF1 gene encoding TNF receptor-associated factor 1 isoform X1, whose protein sequence is MAEQTRGLQDIPSSSPDENEFPFGYPTSICEDVPEQKYLCSNCNNVLKKALQTLCGHRYCTACLSWIVRNNKNPVCQKCKEEDPNTLSEGSLLAEERAFGDAAINKEISELRVHCVTLGCSWCGTMKNFEEHQVLCEYALIPCHTGCGHMVMRKKLADHLENGCVNNVAVCHKCKQSFSSSEYQKHSCEGDLYREQKHVQAETPSNEKQNHSGLSISTDGCRFSEVGCSFGGSKEKIKEHEKAAVGTHMLLLLQYIKQLKANLCTTRAANGFIPQTELNVNGAEKSISELCIPGSLQINGGLEMDCLTRTSVPRDESIVQQLVREKVISELENKLHVFENIVAVLNKEVETSNLEITAFRRQSELDQNIIRGLERKIAELHRCLSQKDAGLSRLHKSLVFSEQTSYDGVFLWKITDVSQKLQDSVTGRAVSLYSPAFYTAKYGYKVCLRIYLNGDGMGKGTHVSLFFVVMKGDYDALLPWPFRHKVTFMLLDQNNREHIIDAFRPDLTSASFQRPVSDMNVASGCPTFLPLTKLQSPKHAYVKEDTLFLKCIIDTN
- the TRAF1 gene encoding TNF receptor-associated factor 1 isoform X2, encoding MAEQTRGLQDIPSSSPDENEFPFGYPTSICEDVPEQKYLCSNCNNVLKKALQTLCGHRYCTACLSWIVRNNKNPVCQKCKEEDPNTLSEGSLLAEERAFGDAAINKEISELRVHCVTLGCSWCGTMKNFEEHQVLCEYALIPCHTGCGHMVMRKKLADHLENGCVNNVAVCHKCKQSFSSSEYQKHSCEGDLYREQKHVQAETPSNEKNHSGLSISTDGCRFSEVGCSFGGSKEKIKEHEKAAVGTHMLLLLQYIKQLKANLCTTRAANGFIPQTELNVNGAEKSISELCIPGSLQINGGLEMDCLTRTSVPRDESIVQQLVREKVISELENKLHVFENIVAVLNKEVETSNLEITAFRRQSELDQNIIRGLERKIAELHRCLSQKDAGLSRLHKSLVFSEQTSYDGVFLWKITDVSQKLQDSVTGRAVSLYSPAFYTAKYGYKVCLRIYLNGDGMGKGTHVSLFFVVMKGDYDALLPWPFRHKVTFMLLDQNNREHIIDAFRPDLTSASFQRPVSDMNVASGCPTFLPLTKLQSPKHAYVKEDTLFLKCIIDTN
- the TRAF1 gene encoding TNF receptor-associated factor 1 isoform X3, which produces MKNFEEHQVLCEYALIPCHTGCGHMVMRKKLADHLENGCVNNVAVCHKCKQSFSSSEYQKHSCEGDLYREQKHVQAETPSNEKQNHSGLSISTDGCRFSEVGCSFGGSKEKIKEHEKAAVGTHMLLLLQYIKQLKANLCTTRAANGFIPQTELNVNGAEKSISELCIPGSLQINGGLEMDCLTRTSVPRDESIVQQLVREKVISELENKLHVFENIVAVLNKEVETSNLEITAFRRQSELDQNIIRGLERKIAELHRCLSQKDAGLSRLHKSLVFSEQTSYDGVFLWKITDVSQKLQDSVTGRAVSLYSPAFYTAKYGYKVCLRIYLNGDGMGKGTHVSLFFVVMKGDYDALLPWPFRHKVTFMLLDQNNREHIIDAFRPDLTSASFQRPVSDMNVASGCPTFLPLTKLQSPKHAYVKEDTLFLKCIIDTN